In Astatotilapia calliptera chromosome 23, fAstCal1.2, whole genome shotgun sequence, a genomic segment contains:
- the LOC113015868 gene encoding zinc finger BED domain-containing protein 1-like: MDFIPKEPMEGKSSGPSCSGLNLVAHPRAKSKVWKYFGFDTDADGCILHWKRIYCRVCMSQIAYSGNTSNLSYHLEKNHPIEFSEFVKSNTDQMREAFATAFSRIKTEPTVSQQQSQETYLRQSLDSENKRHNDLTVAIINFICEGLYPVCTVEEPTFKNLIGIVDPGYSPPSKSDLAAKMVPQMYCRTQNVVFNELSGVMNCGIATDLWQSQTQNRTYISLSVHSINYNSASGFSVTNKCLKTFEVQEDNRAENITRAMYEAFVKWGITHKVIGATTDGSVDVVKACSLLDLTVEMPCLGHTINHAMAEAFQLPRVSGFLGCCRKLVDHYRESAMYTVREKQKQHGLAQCTLITDQDRSWFGTLAMLQRLKEQQAVISMTLIESSSSHHFTFSGSDWALLEGLIEVLQPFKVVANMITSCKYPTISMVRPVLHMLLNTTLKIKEGDLKEISMSKELISKVLSSTYSQNSQLSQEIATFLNIATFLDPRYKKLPFLSTQERSKVESIIIEEAKAILEKQISEQSGLDDSSLVSDEPPCKKLGLLGESSASTSVQDNPLAAIFCQSDADQSQEELHAQVVEELSNYKSQRVLGLNEDPLLWWSNHAPLFPTLPKVLQKYWCVPATSVPCHRLFSSSGTFLSGKRNRIPSALVDMQVFLYENSRSYYEPEPCEDEFETVLETNSSLAQH, encoded by the coding sequence ATGGACTTTATACCTAAGGAGCCAATGGAGGGTAAAAGTTCAGGACCTTCGTGCTCAGGCCTCAATCTGGTCGCACACCCACGTGCCAAAAgcaaagtgtggaagtactttGGCTTTGACACAGATGCAGATGGCTGCATATTACACTGGAAAAGGATTTACTGTCGTGTATGTATGAGCCAAATTGCCTACTCCGGAAACACCTCAAACTTGTCATACCACCTTGAAAAGAACCATCCCATAGAGTTCAGTGAGTTTGTGAAAAGCAACACAGATCAGATGCGGGAAGCTTTTGCTACGGCGTTTTCTCGGATAAAGACTGAGCCTACAGTTTCACAGCAGCAGTCCCAGGAAACCTATTTAAGGCAGAGCTTAGACTCTGAAAACAAACGACACAATGATTTGACAGTAGCTATTATCAACTTCATTTGTGAGGGGTTATATCCTGTATGTACAGTTGAAGAGCCTACGTTCAAGAATTTAATCGGTATTGTCGACCCTGGATATTCTCCTCCAAGCAAAAGTGACCTCGCAGCCAAAATGGTTCCTCAAATGTACTGCCGTACCCAAAATGTGGTCTTTAATGAGCTAAGTGGAGTTATGAATTGTGGCATTGCTACAGATCTGTGGCAAAgccaaacacaaaacagaacatATATTTCACTTTCTGTGCATTCAATCAATTACAACAGTGCATCTGGCTTCTCGGTGACCAACAAATGCCTTAAAACTTTTGAAGTACAAGAGGACAACAGAGCTGAGAATATCACCAGAGCCATGTATGAAGCCTTTGTGAAGTGGGGGATAACTCATAAAGTCATTGGGGCTACCACAGATGGTTCGGTGGATGTGGTGAAAGCATGCTCCCTCCTGGATCTGACAGTGGAAATGCCCTGCCTTGGACACACAATCAATCATGCAATGGCTGAAGCCTTCCAGCTGCCACGAGTGAGTGGCTTTTTGGGATGCTGCCGCAAGCTTGTCGATCATTATAGAGAATCTGCAATGTATACAGTACGAGAAAAGCAGAAGCAACATGGCCTTGCTCAGTGTACACTCATCACAGACCAGGACAGGTCATGGTTTGGTACATTGGCAATGCTACAAAGACTGAAAGAGCAACAGGCTGTTATAAGTATGACACTTATAGAGAGTTCCAGTAGCCATCATTTCACCTTCAGTGGTTCTGACTGGGCCTTGTTGGAGGGCTTGATTGAAGTCCTCCAGCCCTTTAAAGTTGTGGCAAACATGATCACTTCTTGTAAGTATCCAACCATTAGCATGGTGAGACCTGTCCTTCATATGCTGCTGAACACCACCCTCAAAATTAAGGAAGGGGATCTCAAAGAGATCAGCATGAGCAAAGAGCTCATCTCCAAGGTCTTGTCAAGCACATATTCACAGAATTCACAGTTATCCCAAGAGATCGCAACATTCCTCAACATTGCTACATTTTTGGATCCTCGTTATAAGAAACTGCCTTTTCTTTCCACCCAAGAACGCTCCAAAGTTGAGAGTATTATTATTGAAGAGGCCAAAGCAATCCTTGAGAAGCAGATTTCGGAGCAATCGGGCCTTGATGATTCTTCTTTGGTGTCTGATGAGCCACCTTGCAAAAAACTGGGACTTCTGGGTGAATCTTCTGCCAGCACTTCAGTTCAAGACAACCCTTTGGCTGCCATATTTTGCCAGTCAGATGCAGACCAGAGCCAGGAGGAGCTACATGCTCAAGTAGTAGAGGAGCTGAGCAACTACAAGTCACAGAGGGTTCTAGGTCTGAATGAAGACCCTTTGCTTTGGTGGTCGAACCATGCACCTTTGTTCCCCACACTTCCTAAGGTGCTCCAGAAGTATTGGTGCGTTCCTGCCACAAGTGTTCCTTGTCATAGGTTGTTCAGCTCATCAGGTACTTTTCTTTCTGGGAAAAGAAACCGCATACCTTCAGCTCTAGTGGATATGCAGGTTTTCCTGTATGAGAACTCTCGGAGCTACTATGAGCCTGAACCCTGTGAGGATGAATTTGAAACTGTTTTGGAAACCAACTCTAGTTTGGCTCAGCACTAA